The segment ATTACAAAAAAAGAGAAGTTTTTAATAGCTACAAATAAATCTTTTGTTATACAAAAACCAAGGGTAATCGTTTaagtatattcatttttatatcctaaacttattttgtttatctacacatcttaccagtgattattattattgttattatcatcacACCTGCTagccttttagagaaatttatcaTCCACCCCCAATCTACCACATCTGACCTAATTCagattattctacatattacgtaatttctgatttgtaatcccattgttctatctcaccctatgtcaactatatttattctgatcatttatcttacgattttatttcacttataaactgattcaagttaacacttcatattaatcATCCCATCATTAacgatttgatttgattttacatgacaaacactccttgattcacatgttacagtttcttaaatgatgtactctgcttTAAAattggccaatcttctttttTGGATTATcgatttggatatataattgcagaacctgatgagaaattattgaaaagaatattcttcgttcagaTAACTGTGTTTCATTGTGATTCGTTATGTTTTAGTTAGGCTCACTTCTATCTCCTAGGACCTTAATCATTAGGAAAAATGGTATAATAATACACACACAAAGATAACGACTGGAAATATATGAATCGCCGACGGTTattagtgatatatatatatatatatatatatatatatatatatatatatatatatggtaagcaaagatggacagtggctagcagtggaatacacgacgcgcgtttcgtcctatttggaattcgtcagctgaatgtacctgcatcacagcgttgatgttcattctcggactccaacccagtacctttcacttcaaacgccatcgcgttatccactgctagccactatccatttttgcttaccatgcttgtgaatttaggctatatcgaggcaatacgcacagtatacacatatgccaattagagactgaccagttgcagtcctaaaacatcaatgggaagattcaaacaaacaatactaaatgaatttatatatatgtttcaCGGAATTTCACTTAAATTAAAACTTGTCTTCCATTCAAGTAAACTTCATGAAATATAAATGATGAATAGatcaatgtaaattgttacaATAAACTATTCCCATCAAATGGATAATTATaatatattaaatttattatttgatcGATTTCACGTTACCATGACAATGATTTTTTCTTCCATATAGAATATGTTTTTTACTGAATTGTATTTTTGATGGATCAACAAAACAACTTTATCTATATAAGAAACCATAGTTTCATATCATTCCCTTCAGAATATTCTATTGTATttaatatattaaaataaacattttcaattcttttttttaaatctacTTTATGTGTAtacataaaaaaaaacaagcatAGAATCAACTGTcattaaataacaataattttgtcagataaacaaataaataaatgaatgtttaaacgaaataaaatgatttttatttttattttttgaattaaaaaaataaaaaaacaacaacagaaaaACTTATTTTCATTGACATAGACTACTTATCAAATTGATACAgaagtaatatatatttaagtGATAATATCTATTACTTTTAAAGAATTGACTAATGTGATATCAGTTAGTAAATATATATTGATGTATATATCGAGAGATAGTGATATAGAGAGAGAAGGAGGGAGTAGAGGTAGTGAGTTACATACATCCTGAGGTAACAATATTAACCTTAAGAAATGAAAtgggcaataataataataatgataatatatgaAAATTCCCACATGACTAaaatttgaatataaatatatcatttcTATATAAGTCATTGCCTCAAAATAagctttttatatatttttcatctATTAATGAAGTAAGAATAAGATTTTAGAGGATAAGAAGGAACAAGtgaaattgatttatttgacattaaatttaatttttttgtacTGGAAATAAATATGggatttatttattgtattcgAGATGTTTGCCAATAGATGATAAACAATTTCATTGTCTTTGACACTATATTTAATGCATATCCCAGAGGCTATCCTCATTCTGATAATCTGCTTTAGTTAATTTATGAGTAGTTTTAAGGATGGTtagattaaaaattaaatacaaTCAACAAGGATAGaatctttttattttttgataGGATGTTTAGTATACGTTAGAAATGATCCTCTACTAGCGCATAATGATAAGATAACCAATCATATGAGTAATTTTCATTGAATCATAAAACTATAACTTACATCATTACACTTAAATGAATGTAACTTAGTATGATGATGTTTTCCTGTAAACATTATTTGTAAGCTATGCTAAAATATAAGTGATATCAAAATATAGGAAAATATAGGCAACctagtccaagctttttcaaggaaatataatcaaacatcaaaattatcgaatataaataggtacatggttcttcggttcattgtacactgaataggtcattcAATCAGAGTTaaaaaatgtctaaactaggtatatatattagtgtgtaagagatttgtgatgtgaaatgatatgTGTACAATAAACCGAAGAACCatatacctatttatattcgataatttcgatgtttgattatattttctttaaaaagattgaaccagattgtcaggcgaaacgttggatttacttaaaaattcattcgttgagattttacaaatatattattcctatttcatgtcttacatcaactcggagcCCGAATACTGTGAAAATATTCTCTCTAATTTAGGCGAAAGTTATTGTATATGATATCAAAATAGATTAAAGCCaatcataatgaataataattaaaatacgGCTTATGGAATcgatgataaataaatagagTAAAAGTAATTATGTAAGTATCAACTATTTTAGCAAAATAAAATTGACATATTTAGAACAATGAAAACTAGTCATTTATGTTGTAGGCGTTAGATTACATTAGAACTCTTATCTAACCAAGGGAAgcgaaatccgactcacacgtcctcgtcgtgcctcctggatcatggcacTGATCCCATGCACTAAAGTGAGCAGTAACACGGGTGGTAGAGATCGGCTCAATCAACCACCTTACCTATACTCACAAatgattacgaatgctacaaagagtcattgcataattatTGCTGGTTCAAAAAGATGGAAAAATGAGTCTgctaaaaaaagaatgaaagtCTTATATAATGATTCTGCGTAAgcaatgcaaaaacagctattgcGCTCctgtagttgtgccgtgcttcgatgtaccactcttctccagaagggcctactaggttCACCATGTTCCTCCCTTTCTCTCATCTAACCATAAGCAATTTGGAACCTAGTGTAATTGTAGATCAGCTTAAATTACATTaccaaataaaatattgaataataaagtgTATAATGAGAGTATCAAGAAAATAGAAACATTAGCATTGTAAGCGATATAAATAACTAACCTGGAAGAGAATACATGTTTTGAGAAAAAAGAATGAGTTAATGGGTATAGATGATTGTTTCCAAAAATTAATGTAAGATTAGATAACGACAAGTGGAAGATCAACACCAGGAAGGAAAACTGATTAAtcgaataaattaatataaatcGAACTCTTACCAAATGGAGTGGTAAAATATTCATCACGTTCACTTcatctatatatataaagaaCAGACTTTTACAATAACATTATTGTAAGTCAAAAACTATGAAGCTTTTTTGTTTAAGGATACAAATCCATCCCCAAATACATACTTTCATATTCGAAAATAGGGGAGAATACCAACCAACTATTTTTCTCATAGTGATTTATACTTTTACAGTTAGTAATAATTCACTATGCGAAATGGTAATTCATACATAAAATTTTTCTTTagcattttaaattattatcgTTATCATTCGTAGATACTAGTGTTAAAGTGCTAATCTTTATAGATCCTCATCTGGACAACTTTAAGCTCAAATTATGGAGACATTTACCTAAATGCTTTATAAATACGTAAGTTAGCTTGATTTGATCTTAAATGACTCTATACTTGTATGAGAGGCTTTCAACAATTCGATTAAACTTTTGATGATCACATACATGTATTACCATTGTTTGTACATGGTTTTTAGTTATCTTGACATGGAAATATTTAAGATTAACTACAGCTAACAAAATAAAGGGAAATCGATTTCACTTTGTATAACTTTTGTTCTTTTAATACTAGTTATATCAAAGTATTTAGCTGCTAATTCAAACAATACAGATAACAATGTTTCTGTTAACAGAATTAATGTTTAGGGAAATGAACACTTTTAAATAATGCCATTCATTTTAGTAAGTAATAGTTTTACTAACTGTTTATCTTGATTCAAAAAGTTTTTAAATTTTTGGTGTTTCATTGTCAGATCTACTGTGAAAAGTGATAAGCATAATACAGCCAGTTTGTTAACTTGTGTAAATCAACTGAGACTATCGATTTTTTCGTACTATTACAAAACTGTGATTGCATTATTAGACTTATAACAATTCTTTGACTGCTAAAAATATGTTTCTAATTCTTTTCAGTGTTATACTGATCGTTTTTATAATGTTTTGATATGACTGAGTAATCATGTTTTACATTGTATGTTTTGTACGGAGATATACTATTTTGTGAATGATGTTCTGAATTAATTATGCAAGACAGTTTTCTTGATATGATTCCATGAAACAATTTGATTGTGACTATATGACTAATGATAAGTGTTTATATAAGTCAAAGGAATAATACATTTTTGTAATCCTTTTTCTTCAAATAAGAGCAAATAATGCCAATTAGTGGTAATTAAAATTAAGTAATTTTTAGAGCTTTTACCTTATGTAATTTTTTATAATTCAAGGATAACTTTCATCACGAATGAATGACAGTTGATTAATTTTCGAGAGTTCAGCAAGAACTGTATACTGTTTTTCCTTTGTTTTTACCTCTTTAACTCGTAAGAATACTAAACCTACTTAGTCATTTATAGTTATATGACCATATAATCATTATGCTGTAGATGGGTTATCAGAAGTTTCATTAGGAAATCTCTAGTTATTcagttaaataataaatgaggtaGCAATCCATCAGACTTCATCACAAATCCACATAAATAAATGACATAAATCATTGGATCCCAAATTGATGAGTAATAAAATTTGAGATAactgaatattcaaaaatgaacaatgttTGAGAGAATAATTgctttcaataacttcatcatcaggctctacagttataagtccataattatgatattttacaaagaccaaaatgaggcatgtattaatgaatttgacaatgttatatgttgaaAATGGTGAATGTTCGCATCTGTTACGAcacatatacttcaaaattgtgttatttgtaaattagaaaggttatttaataaaggtcaaaatgatttgcagtaaagtgtccagtcacaatctatataatagtaatatagcaaaaatgaaaatgcaaaagtCGTGTGAATAAAACTCATAGCAGGAGAATTTCATGTTGTCATtcgagataataatgatagatagtaatagtaatcataataagattgtgtgaatataatacataataagaggagtgttatcaaggtaattacgataaacgattcgggaatgatggatgtgaagattaagatagaggtagTCAAAAAAAGAGAGGGGGAAAGGTTTATAATATTCGGTTTAGGTATCTTGTGATCCAttcgtaggccaaggtaaagATAGATTTATTGAACTTTATCTTAAATGAGATCATTAATGAATACGATAAAAGAATTCTTGAAGAAAATAAATAGAAGcttaaaattgaattattttcacTTATCCGAGCACTGATGTCATTTAGTAACAAAGAATTAGTTATTCTTCtatggtctatcgattaagtgctcgcgcccgagactggtaggtactgggttcgaatctcgctcgcgtgcgggatcgtggatgcgtactgttgaggagccccacaataggacgaaacgaccgtccaatggttgtctagcttcaattgactcatgatttcaactatataaaattactaaaatctccacaaaatccccttctgatcaatttttattattgtcaatATTAGAACGAGAAGTTCGGGAAAAATTAAGCGCCGAGTGtggagaagtcattatatgtgaaaattatatttaaaataatctcagcgatcgaaatttaaataattcgaaCGTTTCGCCCAACTAACTTATCTGAAGATGTCCATACAAGTTAATtgaacgaaacgttggaattatttaaatttcaatcgctaagATTGTTTCACATATAATAAATTTTCTATTCACTTCACAAATAATAACTAATATAccaataaagaaagaaaaaaaacaaaacaaacactctattgtataagaactttcatctaaattagagtgaatagtttcacagtatttgggagccgagttgatgtaaaacattaaataggaagaatatatttgtaaaatctcaacgaatgaatttttaagtaaatccaacgtttcacctggcaatctggttcaagctttttcaaggaaatataatcaaacaataaaattatcgaatatgaaTAGGTAGTACATGATTCTCCGGTTCATTGTATATTGAATAGATCTAACAATCAGCGTTAAAAAAACACTctattaattaataaaatattaattacttacttgATAAAATGCTGATGATGGATAAATATCAAATAATGTAATAAATGCataaatacataaacatattGTAGTTGGTATTTCTGTCAATAAAAATATTCCTAATATAACAAGCATCATTTTGGATGTAGAATCTGTATCTGTTAAATGATTacgtaataatttattattattagtattattattagatgatgatgatgttggtaatgagattgaatgaaattttatatgaattttattaattgattgattagtgattaattgattttcattatttaataaagttaattgatttttttcattagattgattaaatttttctattttattgatttttttattattaatcaatgaatttttattatttttataaaatgataatgaattattattagtattattaatattattattattaatttttaataatttttgtcTATTTTTTATAAAACGTTTTAATGCTATAATTAATAAACCAGTTAATATAGTTAACATAATACATGGTATTAAATTAACAATTAATACacgtattaataataatgtaaaaaatGTTGTTTGATTCATTGGTGTACAtttcattaaattaattttttgaaatcttatataattataataatttatattttcagttgtattaaatatatatgaaatatattgAGAATCAATGAAATATTCTGATATTGATAAAGATGAGTTGATGGggatagatgatgatgatggtgatgatgatgtcgGTGATGTtggcgatgatgatgatgatgatgttggtgatgaggatgatgatgacaaGAAACAATATTCTAATGCATTAATAAAATGCATTACAATCATATGtggtaattgtaataataaaccAGCTAATATAgttaatataattaataattgtACTGATTTCCATtgacatataaaaatataattagcTTTTAATGGatattgtatataaataaatcttTGTAATGCTAATAATACTGTTAACCATATTGATGATGTATGACATACTGTTGGAAGTATTGTAGTTAAATATGTTACACTATAACCTTTGAAAATAGTTAAATTTTTTGTAAATATATTACTTGttaaaaaacataaataaattggtaatggtaataatacCGTTAATAAATCACATATAGCTATacctaataaaataatattagttGAATTACGCATTGTTGGATAAGTTAATATAATTGATATTAAACAATTTGTAATAATTGTAAAGAATATTACAAATGGTTGTACATATGTTTGTAATATATTACGTAAATAAAAATTGGATTGAAAACTTGTTACAGGTGAACAATAGGACATTAATGATGTACCATGGAAATTAATATATTGTTCAAATAATGGTAAACTATTTAATCTAAAATTATTGATTGCTGTTATATTTGGTATTGAAGAATAATGTATTGAATTGATTTGAGTATTTAAATATATAGCGGTATTTGCTGCATTGATCAAATCCtaaaacagaaaaacaaaaacgGTTAAAAGAAACATAATGTGATCCGATACTTAGTTACCACAGCTCCTTTTAGAGTCTTTCTAAGGGGTATTGGGTAAAGGAAAAAGGTAGGGAATGGAGTTAGTAAACTCATCCTTTAAAAAAGAACCGTGCTAAAAAAACTTCAATGATATCATGGGCTAAACTTCAAAATATGATAACAATGCAATTTCAAGCTTAATAGATGATTGGTTCGAAAATAGTAGGTTTTTGGAAGAATCATATTACTCATTATCCcgtttattaatttaattgatACTATAATTTCTCTAACTTTGCAGGAATATGAGAATTTAGGTTTTAAATTGGCTTTATCGATTTTATTAGATCACTAGTTAACTAATAAACTATAATCATATAATTAAGAAGACCTCAAATGGTTAAATTAAAAGTTACTATTCACTAATAAACTATCGTCGCTACCACCAGCTTTTAATGATATATTCTTG is part of the Schistosoma mansoni strain Puerto Rico chromosome 1, complete genome genome and harbors:
- a CDS encoding putative g-protein coupled receptor fragment gives rise to the protein MNSTSDIYLLNQDLINAANTAIYLNTQINSIHYSSIPNITAINNFRLNSLPLFEQYINFHGTSLMSYCSPVTSFQSNFYLRNILQTYVQPFVIFFTIITNCLISIILTYPTMRNSTNIILLGIAICDLLTVLLPLPIYLCFLTSNIFTKNLTIFKGYSVTYLTTILPTVCHTSSIWLTVLLALQRFIYIQYPLKANYIFICQWKSVQLLIILTILAGLLLQLPHMIHSLQIMFTGKHHHTKLHSFKCNDVFQIATEMKKFTGSSS